AGATTAATGGTGTCATCAAGTCGATTCAGACAGAAGCCGGAGAAGTTACTGCCTCACTCGAAGAAGAAACAAAAACCGTTGAAATCCAGACACGCCTTGCTCAGGATACTGGGGAAGCTTTCCACGCGATTCAGGAAGCTATTCAGTTGTCCAAAGGTGTTGTCACAGAAATTTCGACCTTGTCTTCAAAGCAGCTTGAAATGACAAACAACGTTGAACAGGCGATGGAAAAGGTCGCTGAAATTTCAGAACTGACATTGAAACAGGTCAAAGACTCCGCAGCTATTACAACCGGTCTTACAGAGCAATCGACTGTTCTGCTCAGCTCTGTTGATACCTTCCGTTTGGCTGAGGATGAATAACTTTCCCCCACACTTCGCAAGGAGTACACTATGAAAAAAACATTGTTTGTCGCTCTGTGTAGTTTATGTTTGGTTGCTTTTGCCAGCTCTGTTTTTGCTGCCAACGGCTGGCGAGAAGGTAAGAAAACCTATAAGTCCGTTTGTATGAGCTGTCATAAACGAGGTGGTGAGGCTGATCGACTGGAATTAAATAAGTGGAGCAAAGCGAAGTGGACGAAGTTTTTTGCGGAAGAGAAAAAAGGAAAGCATGAAGAGCCTTGGGGTAAAATGACTGAAGAGGAAAAAGATAACCTACTCAAGTATTTCCAAAAATACGCTAAAGATGAAAAGAGCCTTTTGGGTTGTGGTTAATCGTTTCAATAAATCCATGTGGTATAAAAAAACCCCGCTGTTAAGTGGGGTTTTTTTTATATGTTTGAAACAGCTCTTTACTCTGTCGCTGAAATATCTGCTTCAACAACAAATCGCTTGATCTTTCGCGTTGTCGTTTTCGGAAATTCATCTTCACGAAGGGTGAAGCGCTTCACCCTTTTGTAATCAGCCAGTTGCTTACTGATTTTCAGAACTTCATCCCTGATGAGTGTCTCTATTGCTTTATGTTCAAGCGGATAGGTCCCCTGCTCCTGAGCATAATTATCGATCATTTCCTGATCAGGATAAATCTGGGCATGGACTTCCTCAGCAGTCGGACTGACTTTGTGCCCGTATACCATGACCTCAAGAATATAGGGACTGTTCAGCAGTTCGTTTTCAATCTCTTCAGGATAGACATTCTTACCGTTTGGTGTGACGATCAGATTTTTGACTCGGCCACAGATGCTTAGGTAGCCATTGCTGTCTATTCGACCCATGTCGCCTGTGTAATACCAACCGTCAATCAGGACCTCATTCGTGGCTTCAGGGTTTTTATAATACCCCTTCATGACGTTGGGACCTTTGCAGAGAATTTCTCCGACACCTTCTTCATTGGGATCGGCAATCTTGATTTGTACAGAGGGGAGGGGCCGTCCGACAGTGCCCAGTTTCATTTTTCCAGGTTGTTCAGCAGAGATCACCGGTGATGTTTCCGTGATTCCGTAACCTTGGTAGATGAGGATGTCCAATTCTTTGAATTGGGCTGCCACTGCGGGATCAAGGGCCGCTCCGCCACTGACGAATATTGTCCCGCAGCCAAGGGACTCCTTGACTTTCTTGGCGACAACATTGCGAGTGAGAGGCAGAGAGTAAAGCGCTTTAGAGACTTTTTTACTGTTGATTCCCTTCATGATGCGATCCAGAAAAATCCGATAGACTGCTGGAACGCCCAGAAGGAAAGTTGGTTTTACTTCAGTCAGATTTTCTCCGAGCTTTTTCAGTGATTCAGCAAAAGAAATGGTACCGCCCAGAGACAGAGGCAGTAGGATGCCACACACCTGTTCAAAAACATGGTTGATCGGTAGAAAAGATAAGGTATGTATGCGTTGGTCGAGCTGAAAATGGGGAATTAGGTCTTTGATGTTGGACGTGATATTCCCGTGGCTGAGAATGGCTCCCTTCGAGCGTCCTGTGGTCCCGGAGGTATAGAGGATAACCGCTGTATCTTCGCTAGATAAATTTACGGAATCAATGGTGCTGTTCTTTATAAACTGATCATGGTCCAGTAAAACCCCTTTTTTCAGGGCCTCTTTTAATAGGTTGGCCGTTGGGGAGAAAAGATCGGGAGTTTCGCTGTTTATTCTTTCCGGTGAGGCTGATGTTAGTAATTGGTGGGTTTTGTTCGCTAATGTTTCGAGCTTTTCGGCTTGGTCCCGCGGGATATTTAGCGTGTTGACCAGCGTGTGCCATTCACTGATGAGGTCACCGATGATGCTAAACGTTTCAGATGCCCGTCCTCGACGACCGAGGGCATTGTCCATGACAACGATATGTTGGAGCTCGGGAAGGTTCTTGCGAAGCTCAAGGAGATCTTCGACATAGCTTTCAACCGTGAAGACGACAGTCGCTTCGCTATCGGTCAAAACATGCCTTAGTTCATTCTGTTTCAGATCTTTATCAATCGGTATGACAATGCAACCTTGCTTGAGTACGCCAAGGTAGGTTGTGATCCAACAGATCGAAGAGGGGGCCAATAATGCGATATGTGAGCCCATGGAAATTCCCAGCTGCTCAAGGCCTGCAGCAACTTTTTCGGAATCGCGCCATAAATCCGAATAGCTGATGCTCTGCCACCGTTTATTTTTTTTCTCTCTCAGTGCAGTGGCGTTGGGATGTTTAAGACAACTGGATTGGATCAAATCGATGATTGTACTCACGTGGACCTCGTAGAAAGCTGCTTTGCTTGTGCTAACAGCGATGTTAACAGGTTCAATTTACAACGGGCAAGTCTAGCCGTCGCACTGTTGTTTTAGCAAGAAAAATGTTAACTTTGCAGTTTGTCCACCAATTTGTGGTAGGATGAGAAAACAGTTGATGCAGATGCAAGAAAAGGTCTTGACATTGTTGGGACGTTCTTGTAAAACTTGCCTCCGTTACAGCTCACAGGCACGTAGCTCAGTGGGAGAGCACCACCTTGACACGGTGGGGGTCGGCGGTTCAATCCCGCCCGTGCCTACCATAAAAATAAGCTGTTTACAGAGACGAAAGGCATCCCGCGGATGCCTTTTTGCGTATATGGAGAACTCAATGGCTCAGATTAAAATTCAATTGCCCGATGGTTCAAGTCGAGAATATCCCGCTGGTGTCACGTCCATGGACGTTGCCCGTTCCATTGGGGAAGGGCTGGCACGGCAAACCGTTGCTGCCAAAGTTGATGGCCAGCTGGTTGATGTGCAAAAACAGATTGATCAAGATGCGACGGTCGAACTGGTAACACTTTCCAGCCCGGAAGGTTTAGAGGTCTATCGACATACCGCTGCACACGTCATGGCCGAAGCTGTCAAGGGTCTCTTTGGTGAAGATGTGCAGGTTACCATCGGTCCTGCGGTGAAAGATGGTTTTTATTATGATTTTTATTGTGAAAACCATACGTTTACGCCGGAGGATTTTGAGCGTATTGAAACGCGTATGCAGCAGATTATCAAAGAAGATCAGCCTCTGGTCCGTTCTGAAATGTGCAGTGCTGATGCCATTGCCATGTTTAAAGAGATGGGAGAGGATTTCAAGGTCGAACTGATCGAAGACCTTGGTGCGGAGACCGTTTCTGTGTATCGACAGGGCGATTTTGTTGATTTGTGTCGTGGCCCGCATTTGCCAAGTACCGGTAAACTTAAAGCGTTCAAGCTCACCAGTGTTGCTGGTGCTTACTGGCGTGGTGATGAAAAACGTCAGATGCTACAACGCATTTACGCGACAGCATTTCCGGACAAAAAACAACTCAAAGCCCACCTCGAGCGTATTGAAGAAGCAAAAAAAAGAGACCATCGCAAGTTGGGGCGCGAGCTGGATCTGTTCTCTTTCAGTGAAGAAGCTGGTGCTGGTCTGGTGATCTGGCATCCCAAAGGGGCTATGCTGCGCACTGTTATTGAAGATTTTGAGCGGCGCGAGCATTTGCGCCGAGGCTACGACATTGTTCAAGGGCCGCAGATTTTGCGTACGGACCTCTGGAAGACCTCTGGCCATTACGAAAACTATCGGGAAAATATGTATTTTACCGAGGTGGATGAGCAGGGTTTTGGTATCAAGCCGATGAACTGTCTTGCTCACATGTTGATCTACAAAAGCAAAATGCGCTCTTATCGTGATCTGCCACAACGCTACTTTGAGTTGGGGACGGTACACCGTCACGAAAAGTCCGGGGTGTTGCATGGTCTGACTCGCGTTCGTGGCTTTACTCAGGATGATGCCCATATCCTCTGTGCGCCAGATCAACTGGATGCCGAGATTAAAGGGGTTCTTTCTTTTGTTCAGGATGTCATGGGAATTTTCGGGTTTGAGTTTGAAATGGAACTTTCTACCCGCCCGGAAAAGTCCATCGGCAGTGATGAAGATTGGGAACGCGCAACCAACGCATTGCTTGGTGCTTTAAAGGATACCGGTCTTCCTTATGATATCAATGAAGGGGATGGGGCGTTTTATGGTCCAAAGATTGATATTAAGCTCAAGGACGCTCTTGACAGGTATTGGCAGTGTGCTACAATCCAGTGCGATTTTACGCTGCCTGAACGATTTGACCTGAATTATGTCGGTGCAGACGGGGAAAAACACCGTCCTGTCATGGTTCATCGTGTCATCCTTGGTTCGATTGAACGCTTCATCGGCATTCTGATTGAACATTTTTCAGGGAATTTCCCATTGTGGATTTCGCCGGTACAGGCTGTTGTCATAAATGTGACGGATAGCCAACTGGACTATACTCAGAAGGTCACCGACCAGCTGCGTAATGCTGGTGTGCGTGTGCAGTCTGATGTGCGTAATGAAAAGCTGGGCTTTAAAATTCGTGAAGCTCAGATGCAGAAAATTCCATACATGCTGGTTATTGGTGATAAAGAGATGGAGCAGGGTACTGTCACCCCTCGTTTCCGTAACGGAGACAACCTTGAACCGATGACCCCGGAACAGTTCTGCGAATTTGTTCAGGAAGAAAGTAAGAAATATCATTAGGAGGTGTCACCATAGCTAAGCAAGAAACAAATATTAATCGGTCAATCCGGGCTCGTGAGGTTCGGGTTGTGGATGATGAAGGCGAACAACTCGGAGTTATGTCTCTGGATGACGCCCTGGAAGCGGCAACTGAACGCGGATTAGACCTTGTTGAGGTTTCTCCCAATGCTAAGCCTCCGGTGTGCCGTATCATGGACTTTGGCAAGTACAAGTATCAGCTGCAGAAGCGTGCCGCTGAAGCTAAGAAAAAGGCCGCCCGGGTTGAAGTGAAGGAAGTAAAACTTCGCCCCAAGACGGAAATCCATGATTTCAATGTCAAGGTGAAGAATGTTCGCCGTTTTCTTGATGCTGGCAACAAGGTCAAAGTAACGATCATGTTCCGTGGTCGTGAGGTGACGCATCCTGAGTTTGGCCGCGAACTCCTCCAACGTGTGGCTGATGAAGTTGCTGATATCGGTGTGATTGAATTTTTCCCCAGTATGCAGGGGCGTTTCATGCATATGGTGATGGCACCAGGTAAAAAATAAGGACGTGTCTCCCGTAAGGGTGTTACACATAAATTGATCAGTGAAGGAGATTGGGGATGCCCAAAATTAAGACCAACCGTGGCGCAGCAAAGCGTTTTCGTAAAACCGGAACCGGAAAAATCCGTCGTAATAAGGCTTTTACCAGCCATATTCTGACCAAAAAAACCACAAAGCGTAAGCGTGATCTGCGTCATGGCACTCTTGTTGACGCAGCAGATCATAAGAATATCAGTTGCCTGATCCCTTATAAATAGAGACTGGCAACTCGGCTTAAGTCCGTGAACTGTTGGGACATACATGTCTCCCCCTTCAGATCCGGCAGTGATCCCGTCATTAGGCGGGATGACTTATTTACACACTAGAAGGAGTACATCATGCCGAGAGTAAAAAGAGGTTTCAAAGCGAGACGCAGACGTAACAAGGTTCTTAAGCTGGCCAAAGGTTATCGTGGCGCACGCAGTAAACTGTTCCGCAGTGCTGCCGAAGCCGTTGACCGGGCCCTGAATTATGCCTACCGTGACCGTCGCGTTAAAAAACGGGATTTCCGTGGTTTGTGGATTGCCCGTATCAATGCAGCGGCCCGTCAAAATGGTTTGAACTACAGCCGTTTGATTCATGGTCTCAAGCAAGCTGAAATCGGTCTTGACCGTAAAGTTCTTGCTGAGATTGCAGTAACGGATCCTGCTGCATTCACTGCTGTTGTAGAAAAAGCCAAGGCTCAGATCCAGTAACAGGAACGACAAAAGAGATGAGGAGCCTCCTCATCTCTTTTTTTTTGTGCATGTATGATGATGGAAGCCCCATGGCTTCCATCATTTGTTTATAGCTGACAAACTCAGTGGAAATACCAAGAGGACTTATGAAGGAAAAACTTGAAGCATTGTTGACTGCAGCAAAACAAGCCTTGGCTGATGCTGCAGATGAAACGGCTCTCCAGGATGTTCGTGTTCGATTCTTGGGTAAGAAGGGTGAACTGACTGCCATCATGAAAGGGATGGGCGCGCTGTCTGCCGAGGAAAGACCGGTTGTCGGTGCCGTCGCAAACCGCGTTAAAGACGATATCTCAGACGTTTTTGAACAACGTCTGGCCGTTGTTAGGCAGCAGGCGATTGCCGATAAGTTGGCCAATGAAAAAATCGATGTTACTTTGCCGGGACGTCGTGCCCTCAGTGGCTCAAAGCATCCTGTCACCCTTGTCACCGAAGAGTTGATCGAAATTTTTTCCTCCTTAGGTTTCTGTGTTGCAGAAGGACCGGAAGTTGAACAGGATTTCTACAACTTTGAAGCTTTGAATATTCCCAAAGATCACCCTGCACGGGATATGCAGGACACCTTTTATATTAATGATGATGTCGTCCTGCGTACGCATACGTCACCAGTTCAAATCCGTTCCATGCTTAAGCAGGCACCTCCGGTGCGTGTCATTGCTCCTGGAACGGTGTATCGTCGCGACTCCGATATTACTCATAGTCCAATGTTTCACCAGATTGAGGGTTTCATGGTCGATGAGAATATCACCTTCGGTGATTTGAAAGGGATACTCACCACCTTTATTCAGGAGTGTTTTGGCAAGTCTGTTGGCGTTCGCTTTCGGCCCTCTTTTTTCCCTTTTACGGAACCCAGCGCCGAGGTGGATATTCAATGTGTGATTTGCGGCGGCAAAGGCTGTCGGGTGTGTAAAAACTCCGGCTGGCTGGAAATCCTGGGCAGTGGAATGATTGATCCTGAAGTCTTCAAATCCGTAAATTATGATTCTGAACGCTACAGTGGGTTTGCCTTCGGCATGGGGCTGGAACGTATCGCCATGTTGAAATATGGCGTCAATGATCTGCGCTTGTTCTTTGAAAACGACGTGCGTTTTTTGCGTCAGTTTTAACGCGGAATTTCAGTCTCGTTGCCCAGCAGTTCAACGAAGTAAGAGGAATGAAACATGAATGTTACATATAAATGGTTAAAAGAATTTGTCGATTTTGACCTTGATGGTGATCAGCTCTCCCATCGTCTGACCATGGCTGGTCTGGAAGTGGACTACATGGAGCGGCTCGGAGAAGGTTTGGATACTGTTATTGTTGCCCGATTAGAACAGGTCGAAACACACCCGGATGCTGATAAACTCACCATGTGTCAGGTCAATACCGGATCAGAGATTATTCCCGTTGTCTGTGGTGCGAAAAATCACAAACAGGGAGATCTCGTTGCGCTGGCTCAAGTTGGATCGGTGCTGCCGGGTGATTTTAAAATTAAAAAATCAAAAATACGAGGCGCTGTCTCTCAAGGGATGTTGTGTTCTGAAAAAGAACTCGGTCTTGCCGAAGAATCTGAAGGTATTTTGATTCTGTCGAAGGATTTGCCTTTGGGAATACCCGTTTTTGAAGCCTTGGACCTTAAAGATATCCGTTATGAAATCGGACTGACCCCGAATCGGGCGGATTGTCTCAGTGTGGCCGGAATCGCACGTGAAGTGGCGGCGATGGTTGGGAAAAGCATGGAACTGCCTGTGGTGCCTTCAGTTGAAGAGTCTACTGAGGACATCAATGCGTTGACATCCGTCACGATAGAGGACGCTGATGGTTGTCCCCGCTATATGGCGCGACTGATTCAGGGGGTGAAAATCGGCCCTTCTCCTGAGTGGCTGATCCGTCGCCTTGAGTCAGTTGGTCAGCGTTCCATCAATAACGTTGTCGATGTGACAAATTACCTGCTCATGGAGTTGGGTCATCCGCTTCATGCCTTTGATTTTAATTCATTACGCGGTAAACGTATTATCGTCAAACGTGCTGCAGACGATGAAACCTTTGTGACTCTTGATGGTCAGACGCGAACACTGCAAAGCTCAGACATAGTTATTTGTGATGCCGAAGGTTCCGTCGCGTTGGCCGGTGTTATGGGTGGTGAAAATTCGGAAGTTCAGGAGACAACGGTCGATGTTCTCTTGGAAAGTGCTTATTTTGATCCGATCTCCATTCGCCGTACAAGTAAGCGTCTTGGCATCCATTCCGAAGCTTCACACCGTTTTGAGCGCGGCGCGGATATTGAGATTGTCCCGGTGGCTCTGGAGCGGGCAACCGCGCTGATTCAGCAAGTTGCCGGAGGGCAGGTGGCCAAAGGTTGGATTGATACTTATCCGAAATCTCTTGAAAAACGTATCGTTCCGATAACCGTTGAAAAGACAAACCGTTTGCTTGGACTTGATCTCTCATTGCAGCAGATCGATTCGTTGCTGCAATCCATCGAACTAAAAACCTCTCCGCTTTCTTCCACAGAATCCGGACTGCAGGTTGTTATTCCTATGTCACGTCACGACCTTGAACGTGAAGTCGATTTGATTGAGGAAGTTGCTCGACTCAACGGCTATGACAATATTCCGGTGACGATGCCAGCAAGTCGTGTTGTTCACCGGCGTAAAGAAGAGCATCAGAGCTTCATAACTCAGCTGCGTAATGCTCTTGTCGCTCAAGGTGGGCGAGAAATTATCAATTATTCGTTTGTTTCACCTACGGCGTGGGATAAAATTCAGCTTGCTGACGATGATGAGCGTCGCAGTAATGTGCGTATTCTCAATCCGCTGACGGAAGATCAATCAGTGATGCGGACCAGTTTGGTCCCCGGTATGCTCGAAGTGGTCTCTCGAAATCTTGCTTATCGCAGTGATGATTTGCGTCTGTTTGAACTTCGCCCTGTGTTCCAGGTCGTAGAAGGGCAGGAGCAGCCTTGTGAAATCGTGAACCTTTGCGCTGCTTTGACTGGTCGTCGAGAGAAACAAGGATGGGCACAGAATAATGACTCTGTAGACTTCTTTGAC
This is a stretch of genomic DNA from uncultured Desulfuromonas sp.. It encodes these proteins:
- a CDS encoding c-type cytochrome — protein: MKKTLFVALCSLCLVAFASSVFAANGWREGKKTYKSVCMSCHKRGGEADRLELNKWSKAKWTKFFAEEKKGKHEEPWGKMTEEEKDNLLKYFQKYAKDEKSLLGCG
- the rplT gene encoding 50S ribosomal protein L20, whose product is MPRVKRGFKARRRRNKVLKLAKGYRGARSKLFRSAAEAVDRALNYAYRDRRVKKRDFRGLWIARINAAARQNGLNYSRLIHGLKQAEIGLDRKVLAEIAVTDPAAFTAVVEKAKAQIQ
- the pheS gene encoding phenylalanine--tRNA ligase subunit alpha, producing MKEKLEALLTAAKQALADAADETALQDVRVRFLGKKGELTAIMKGMGALSAEERPVVGAVANRVKDDISDVFEQRLAVVRQQAIADKLANEKIDVTLPGRRALSGSKHPVTLVTEELIEIFSSLGFCVAEGPEVEQDFYNFEALNIPKDHPARDMQDTFYINDDVVLRTHTSPVQIRSMLKQAPPVRVIAPGTVYRRDSDITHSPMFHQIEGFMVDENITFGDLKGILTTFIQECFGKSVGVRFRPSFFPFTEPSAEVDIQCVICGGKGCRVCKNSGWLEILGSGMIDPEVFKSVNYDSERYSGFAFGMGLERIAMLKYGVNDLRLFFENDVRFLRQF
- the infC gene encoding translation initiation factor IF-3, which encodes MDDEGEQLGVMSLDDALEAATERGLDLVEVSPNAKPPVCRIMDFGKYKYQLQKRAAEAKKKAARVEVKEVKLRPKTEIHDFNVKVKNVRRFLDAGNKVKVTIMFRGREVTHPEFGRELLQRVADEVADIGVIEFFPSMQGRFMHMVMAPGKK
- the pheT gene encoding phenylalanine--tRNA ligase subunit beta, producing the protein MNVTYKWLKEFVDFDLDGDQLSHRLTMAGLEVDYMERLGEGLDTVIVARLEQVETHPDADKLTMCQVNTGSEIIPVVCGAKNHKQGDLVALAQVGSVLPGDFKIKKSKIRGAVSQGMLCSEKELGLAEESEGILILSKDLPLGIPVFEALDLKDIRYEIGLTPNRADCLSVAGIAREVAAMVGKSMELPVVPSVEESTEDINALTSVTIEDADGCPRYMARLIQGVKIGPSPEWLIRRLESVGQRSINNVVDVTNYLLMELGHPLHAFDFNSLRGKRIIVKRAADDETFVTLDGQTRTLQSSDIVICDAEGSVALAGVMGGENSEVQETTVDVLLESAYFDPISIRRTSKRLGIHSEASHRFERGADIEIVPVALERATALIQQVAGGQVAKGWIDTYPKSLEKRIVPITVEKTNRLLGLDLSLQQIDSLLQSIELKTSPLSSTESGLQVVIPMSRHDLEREVDLIEEVARLNGYDNIPVTMPASRVVHRRKEEHQSFITQLRNALVAQGGREIINYSFVSPTAWDKIQLADDDERRSNVRILNPLTEDQSVMRTSLVPGMLEVVSRNLAYRSDDLRLFELRPVFQVVEGQEQPCEIVNLCAALTGRREKQGWAQNNDSVDFFDLKGLVEVVAEQLNLEVLQFEADAGQHYLHPGKSCRIYSSETLIGVMGEVHPVVQDAYDLNQPVFLLELDIPAMISVRCGGTKFEAISRFPDVYRDSAILVANDVAADQILNVISSVKAKNVDDVVLFDLYSGKGIPEGKKSIAFRIRYRSTEKTLTDDEINKMHAKIVKSLEKNLGAELR
- the rpmI gene encoding 50S ribosomal protein L35: MPKIKTNRGAAKRFRKTGTGKIRRNKAFTSHILTKKTTKRKRDLRHGTLVDAADHKNISCLIPYK
- the thrS gene encoding threonine--tRNA ligase, with translation MAQIKIQLPDGSSREYPAGVTSMDVARSIGEGLARQTVAAKVDGQLVDVQKQIDQDATVELVTLSSPEGLEVYRHTAAHVMAEAVKGLFGEDVQVTIGPAVKDGFYYDFYCENHTFTPEDFERIETRMQQIIKEDQPLVRSEMCSADAIAMFKEMGEDFKVELIEDLGAETVSVYRQGDFVDLCRGPHLPSTGKLKAFKLTSVAGAYWRGDEKRQMLQRIYATAFPDKKQLKAHLERIEEAKKRDHRKLGRELDLFSFSEEAGAGLVIWHPKGAMLRTVIEDFERREHLRRGYDIVQGPQILRTDLWKTSGHYENYRENMYFTEVDEQGFGIKPMNCLAHMLIYKSKMRSYRDLPQRYFELGTVHRHEKSGVLHGLTRVRGFTQDDAHILCAPDQLDAEIKGVLSFVQDVMGIFGFEFEMELSTRPEKSIGSDEDWERATNALLGALKDTGLPYDINEGDGAFYGPKIDIKLKDALDRYWQCATIQCDFTLPERFDLNYVGADGEKHRPVMVHRVILGSIERFIGILIEHFSGNFPLWISPVQAVVINVTDSQLDYTQKVTDQLRNAGVRVQSDVRNEKLGFKIREAQMQKIPYMLVIGDKEMEQGTVTPRFRNGDNLEPMTPEQFCEFVQEESKKYH
- a CDS encoding AMP-binding protein, with translation MSTIIDLIQSSCLKHPNATALREKKNKRWQSISYSDLWRDSEKVAAGLEQLGISMGSHIALLAPSSICWITTYLGVLKQGCIVIPIDKDLKQNELRHVLTDSEATVVFTVESYVEDLLELRKNLPELQHIVVMDNALGRRGRASETFSIIGDLISEWHTLVNTLNIPRDQAEKLETLANKTHQLLTSASPERINSETPDLFSPTANLLKEALKKGVLLDHDQFIKNSTIDSVNLSSEDTAVILYTSGTTGRSKGAILSHGNITSNIKDLIPHFQLDQRIHTLSFLPINHVFEQVCGILLPLSLGGTISFAESLKKLGENLTEVKPTFLLGVPAVYRIFLDRIMKGINSKKVSKALYSLPLTRNVVAKKVKESLGCGTIFVSGGAALDPAVAAQFKELDILIYQGYGITETSPVISAEQPGKMKLGTVGRPLPSVQIKIADPNEEGVGEILCKGPNVMKGYYKNPEATNEVLIDGWYYTGDMGRIDSNGYLSICGRVKNLIVTPNGKNVYPEEIENELLNSPYILEVMVYGHKVSPTAEEVHAQIYPDQEMIDNYAQEQGTYPLEHKAIETLIRDEVLKISKQLADYKRVKRFTLREDEFPKTTTRKIKRFVVEADISATE